In one window of Chryseobacterium sp. JV274 DNA:
- a CDS encoding OmpA family protein, giving the protein MSLNVIDLIKGQLGPALVSQAASQFGESESGISKAIGGLLPAVVGGLANSADKPGVVEAITQASSSGILGNLLGGSSSNPIISNLLSSIFGDKISGLVNSIASFSGVSNTSAGSLLNLVTGATVGTVGKYAADNNLGASGISSLLNDQKGIISSLLPAGLSLASFGLGAENWFGQAKETVSSVTSTAKDNIAEGVATARENVSEGAREIREQFNDNNNNNQGGGSIWKWLLPLLLLLAAGYFLWKQCEKKQTTTTTTSTSDSATTSSTADTATTGTATPVPATAKTDENIDLNGVMLKGYKGGMEDQMITFLKSGAYKNAADDSALKDKWYDFDHVNFKMGSSTELEAGSQGQLDNLVAILKAFPDAKIKIGGYTDKTGNEASNVKLSKARAEFIKAALAKAGVGAQVLEAEGYGSKFAKVDAKASDAERAADRKMSVRFAK; this is encoded by the coding sequence ATGTCTTTAAATGTCATTGATTTAATTAAAGGACAATTAGGTCCCGCTTTAGTTTCACAGGCTGCTTCGCAGTTTGGAGAAAGTGAATCCGGTATTTCTAAAGCAATTGGTGGATTATTACCTGCTGTAGTAGGTGGATTAGCCAATAGTGCAGATAAGCCTGGCGTTGTGGAAGCTATTACACAAGCCTCTTCAAGTGGAATTTTAGGAAATTTATTAGGTGGTTCATCTAGCAACCCTATTATTTCTAACTTGTTGTCTTCAATTTTTGGAGATAAAATAAGCGGATTGGTAAATTCCATTGCCAGTTTTTCAGGAGTAAGCAATACCTCTGCAGGTTCTTTGTTAAACCTGGTGACTGGAGCTACGGTAGGCACGGTTGGAAAATATGCGGCAGACAATAATTTAGGTGCTTCAGGTATTTCCAGCTTGCTGAACGATCAGAAAGGCATTATTTCTTCCTTATTGCCAGCAGGTCTTTCTTTGGCTTCCTTTGGATTAGGAGCTGAAAATTGGTTTGGCCAGGCGAAGGAAACAGTTTCTTCGGTAACTTCTACTGCTAAAGATAACATCGCAGAAGGTGTTGCTACAGCAAGAGAAAATGTTTCTGAAGGAGCAAGAGAAATAAGAGAACAATTTAACGATAATAATAACAATAATCAAGGCGGAGGCTCCATCTGGAAATGGCTGCTTCCGCTTTTACTGTTATTGGCAGCCGGATATTTCTTATGGAAACAGTGCGAGAAAAAACAGACGACTACCACAACTACCAGTACGTCTGACTCAGCAACAACAAGTTCTACTGCAGATACAGCTACAACAGGAACTGCAACACCTGTTCCGGCTACTGCTAAAACCGATGAAAACATTGATCTTAATGGTGTGATGTTAAAAGGTTATAAAGGCGGTATGGAGGATCAGATGATTACTTTCCTGAAATCCGGAGCTTACAAAAATGCAGCTGATGATTCAGCATTGAAAGATAAATGGTACGATTTCGACCATGTTAATTTCAAAATGGGAAGTTCTACTGAACTTGAAGCAGGTTCACAAGGACAGTTGGATAACTTAGTGGCTATTCTTAAAGCTTTCCCTGATGCAAAAATCAAAATCGGTGGTTACACTGATAAAACAGGAAACGAAGCTTCAAACGTAAAATTATCAAAAGCCAGAGCTGAATTTATTAAAGCAGCTTTAGCAAAAGCTGGAGTTGGAGCTCAGGTTTTAGAAGCAGAAGGTTATGGAAGCAAATTTGCTAAAGTAGACGCAAAAGCTTCTGACGCAGAAAGAGCTGCTGATAGAAAAATGTCTGTAAGATTTGCAAAATAA
- a CDS encoding prolyl-tRNA synthetase, with translation MKRNIHKNLLGLLRSKGVLAISGGLLLVSCGAQMGGYSETDGVYYDPNKDTLPEGVIINDSGNRVGEYYDYYQDSNVIQNAQTNSREQQNRYNDWSNTNPNWNSNATDSDWGLYAGSQTNYYDNSWGSPWGWYGGYSPYWGWGMNRGWGWGASMSWGWGGSFGWGWGGSYGWGSPYWGYGGYYDPFWGGYGNPYWGYGGGYWGGGYYNRPVYRRSGASGGGFQNTGVANAVYRTNTANSGFRNTNGGFRNGNNGGFRDSNSNGGFRNSNGGFRNTDNGGFRNSNSNGGFRNTQSNGGFRNTAPQTRPNYNYQQPQPRNNNSGGFRSNDSGGFRSSGGFNSGGGGFRGGSSGGGGGMRSGGGGRGGFR, from the coding sequence ATGAAAAGAAATATACATAAAAATTTGCTTGGTCTGCTAAGATCCAAAGGGGTGTTGGCTATATCAGGCGGATTATTACTTGTGTCTTGTGGTGCTCAGATGGGAGGGTATAGCGAGACGGATGGGGTGTATTACGACCCCAATAAGGATACGCTACCTGAAGGAGTTATCATCAATGATAGCGGAAACAGAGTAGGAGAATACTATGACTATTATCAGGATTCCAATGTTATTCAAAATGCACAGACGAATTCCCGAGAACAGCAAAACAGATATAATGACTGGAGCAATACCAATCCGAATTGGAACTCCAACGCTACAGATTCAGACTGGGGACTTTATGCAGGTTCTCAAACCAACTATTATGACAACTCATGGGGATCTCCTTGGGGATGGTATGGTGGTTATAGCCCGTATTGGGGTTGGGGTATGAACCGTGGCTGGGGCTGGGGTGCTAGTATGTCCTGGGGGTGGGGCGGATCATTCGGCTGGGGCTGGGGAGGCTCTTACGGATGGGGAAGCCCATACTGGGGATATGGTGGATATTACGATCCATTCTGGGGCGGCTACGGAAACCCTTATTGGGGATACGGAGGCGGTTACTGGGGTGGTGGCTACTACAACAGACCAGTGTATAGAAGAAGCGGTGCTAGTGGAGGAGGATTCCAGAATACAGGTGTAGCAAACGCAGTATACAGAACCAATACGGCTAATTCAGGCTTCAGAAATACTAATGGCGGTTTCAGAAACGGAAATAATGGAGGTTTCAGAGATTCTAATTCAAATGGCGGTTTCAGAAATAGTAATGGAGGATTTAGAAACACAGATAATGGTGGCTTCAGAAATTCCAACTCAAATGGCGGTTTCAGAAATACACAGTCCAATGGTGGATTCCGTAATACAGCACCACAGACAAGACCTAACTATAATTATCAGCAACCACAGCCTAGAAACAACAATAGTGGAGGCTTCAGATCTAATGATTCAGGAGGTTTCAGATCTAGTGGCGGCTTCAACTCCGGTGGCGGCGGCTTCAGAGGCGGTTCTTCTGGCGGCGGTGGCGGAATGAGATCCGGCGGCGGAGGAAGAGGTGGATTCAGATAA
- a CDS encoding Nramp family divalent metal transporter: MNFNIKNAWRKDKTSHSLSEVYSSIKVPKNANFWRKYLAFAGPGLMIAVGYMDPGNWATDIAGGAQFGYTLLSVILISNIFAMVLQHLSVKLGVVAERDLAQACRDHFSPTTNFILWVFCEIAIAACDLAEVIGSAIALNLLFHIPLTWGIVITTVDVLIILLLQAKGFRWIESIVGGLIFIILACFVYEIVISKPAFNEILGGLVPQKEIIQNPAMLYIAIGILGATVMPHNLYLHSSIVQTRDYTRDTEGKKEAIKFATLDSTVSLMLAFFINAAILILAAATFHTTGNEHVADIHDAYKMLTPILGASMASIAFAIALLASGQNSTLTGTLAGQIVMEGFLNIRLKPWLRRLITRLIAVIPALIVAILYGEQGTTELLVLSQVILSMQLSFAVVPLVMFTNDKAKMGEFVNKPFLKICVWAISIIIIVLNLYLLYQTFMGE, encoded by the coding sequence ATGAATTTCAATATAAAAAACGCCTGGCGAAAAGATAAAACATCTCATTCCTTATCAGAGGTTTATTCATCGATCAAAGTTCCTAAAAATGCAAATTTTTGGAGGAAATATCTTGCATTTGCAGGACCGGGACTGATGATTGCCGTAGGATATATGGATCCGGGAAACTGGGCTACGGATATCGCCGGAGGAGCTCAGTTTGGGTATACCCTGCTATCCGTAATTCTTATTTCCAACATTTTTGCGATGGTTCTACAGCATCTATCCGTGAAACTCGGAGTTGTTGCTGAAAGAGATCTTGCACAGGCCTGCAGGGATCACTTCAGCCCTACCACCAATTTTATTCTCTGGGTATTTTGTGAAATAGCCATTGCGGCCTGTGATCTCGCCGAGGTCATTGGTTCCGCCATAGCATTAAACCTGTTATTTCATATTCCGCTGACCTGGGGAATTGTCATTACCACAGTGGATGTTTTAATTATTCTCTTACTTCAGGCCAAAGGTTTCCGATGGATTGAAAGTATTGTAGGAGGTCTTATATTCATTATCCTGGCCTGTTTTGTCTATGAAATCGTTATTTCTAAGCCTGCTTTCAATGAAATTCTGGGAGGATTGGTTCCTCAAAAAGAAATCATTCAGAATCCCGCAATGCTTTATATTGCCATCGGGATCTTAGGAGCTACAGTAATGCCCCACAACCTGTATCTGCACAGCAGCATTGTACAGACCAGAGATTATACCCGGGATACAGAAGGAAAAAAAGAGGCCATAAAGTTTGCAACCCTGGACAGCACGGTTTCATTGATGCTGGCATTCTTCATTAATGCCGCAATACTTATTCTGGCAGCAGCCACATTCCATACAACAGGAAACGAACATGTTGCAGATATCCATGATGCCTATAAAATGCTGACCCCTATTCTGGGAGCTTCCATGGCAAGTATTGCGTTTGCTATTGCTTTATTGGCATCCGGACAAAACTCTACATTAACAGGAACTCTTGCGGGACAGATCGTAATGGAAGGTTTTTTAAATATCAGATTAAAACCGTGGCTAAGAAGGCTAATCACAAGACTTATTGCCGTCATTCCGGCTCTTATTGTTGCTATTCTTTATGGTGAACAGGGAACAACGGAGTTATTGGTTTTAAGCCAGGTAATTCTATCTATGCAGCTGAGTTTTGCTGTTGTCCCTTTGGTTATGTTTACCAATGATAAAGCGAAAATGGGAGAATTTGTCAACAAACCGTTTCTTAAAATCTGCGTGTGGGCCATTTCCATTATTATCATTGTTTTAAACCTGTACCTTTTGTATCAAA
- a CDS encoding ZIP family metal transporter: MTTVLLLILSVVTGVFLGKHFGKKEKLAKNLLILSAGFLITICLNEVFPQVYTSAGSSNLGIFVIAGVLLQMILEALTKGFEHGHFHHHSEHNILPAALMVGLFIHAFIEGIPLANEKHEMSPYLWGIVFHNLPISFILGAFLFNRKGESKSSSSYPSILIVALFALASPMGMLLGNYFNPDLQPYFLAIVGGIFLHISSVIIFESNKNHNIDWVKIGLVVLGVSLALMMHLFHQHPVAHSH, translated from the coding sequence ATGACAACAGTACTTTTACTGATTTTAAGTGTCGTAACAGGCGTATTTCTGGGAAAACACTTTGGTAAAAAAGAAAAACTGGCTAAAAATCTTTTGATATTGAGTGCCGGTTTTTTGATTACAATCTGCCTCAATGAAGTTTTCCCGCAGGTTTACACTTCTGCAGGGAGCAGCAATCTTGGGATATTTGTAATCGCAGGAGTTCTTCTGCAGATGATTCTGGAGGCTCTTACCAAAGGTTTTGAACATGGGCATTTCCATCATCATAGTGAACACAATATTCTTCCTGCTGCTTTAATGGTAGGATTGTTTATTCATGCTTTCATTGAAGGAATTCCTCTTGCCAATGAAAAACACGAGATGTCTCCTTATCTTTGGGGAATTGTGTTTCACAATCTCCCTATTTCATTTATTCTGGGAGCATTTTTATTTAACAGAAAAGGAGAATCAAAAAGTTCTTCATCGTACCCCTCTATTCTCATTGTAGCCTTATTTGCCCTGGCTTCTCCAATGGGAATGTTGCTAGGAAACTATTTCAATCCTGATCTTCAGCCCTATTTTCTGGCTATCGTAGGGGGAATTTTCCTTCATATTTCATCAGTGATCATTTTTGAAAGCAATAAAAATCACAATATTGACTGGGTAAAGATCGGACTGGTTGTTTTAGGAGTTTCACTTGCATTAATGATGCATCTCTTCCACCAACATCCTGTTGCCCATTCTCATTAA
- the proS gene encoding proline--tRNA ligase gives MAKLTSRSEDYSKWYNELVVKADLAENSGVRGCMVIKPYGYAIWEKMRDEMDRKFKETGHVNAYFPLFVPKSLFEAEEKNAEGFAKECAVVTHYRLKTDPDNPSKLIVDPDAKLEEELIVRPTSEAIIWNTYKNWIQSYRDLPILINQWANVVRWEMRTRLFLRTAEFLWQEGHTAHATKDEAVEEAEKMNKVYADFAENFMAMPVIQGLKTPSERFAGADETYCIEALMQDGKALQAGTSHFLGQNFAKAFDVKFTNKEGKIEHAWATSWGTSTRLMGALIMTHSDDFGLVLPPTLAPIQVVIVPIFKGEEQLEQISEVALDIQAKLRAKGISVKFDNDTQNKPGWKFAEYELKGVPVRIAMGPRDLENKSVEIARRDNLTKEVRSIEGLDSYIEELLKTIQQDLYNKAFEFRKNNMTKVDTYEEFKTVLEEKGGFIYAHWDGTAEEEEQIKDETKATIRCIPLDDDIEEGMSLISGKPSKRRVLFAKAY, from the coding sequence ATGGCAAAATTAACCTCAAGAAGCGAAGATTACAGCAAATGGTATAATGAGCTGGTTGTAAAAGCTGATTTAGCTGAAAACTCAGGCGTGCGTGGATGTATGGTGATCAAACCGTATGGCTATGCGATCTGGGAAAAAATGCGTGATGAAATGGATAGAAAATTCAAAGAAACAGGTCACGTTAACGCATACTTCCCGCTTTTTGTGCCCAAGAGCTTGTTTGAGGCTGAGGAAAAAAATGCAGAAGGTTTTGCAAAAGAATGTGCTGTTGTTACTCACTACAGATTAAAAACAGATCCGGACAATCCATCTAAACTGATCGTGGATCCGGATGCAAAATTGGAAGAAGAACTTATCGTTCGTCCTACTTCGGAAGCAATTATCTGGAATACCTACAAAAACTGGATTCAGTCTTACAGAGACTTACCGATATTGATCAACCAATGGGCGAATGTTGTTCGCTGGGAAATGAGAACACGTCTTTTCTTAAGAACGGCAGAATTCTTATGGCAGGAAGGCCACACCGCTCACGCTACGAAAGATGAAGCTGTTGAAGAAGCAGAAAAGATGAATAAAGTATATGCAGATTTTGCAGAAAACTTTATGGCAATGCCGGTAATTCAAGGGTTGAAAACTCCATCTGAAAGATTTGCAGGAGCTGATGAAACCTATTGTATTGAAGCTTTAATGCAGGATGGAAAAGCTTTACAGGCAGGAACATCTCACTTCTTAGGGCAGAATTTTGCAAAAGCATTTGACGTAAAATTCACTAATAAAGAAGGAAAAATAGAACATGCATGGGCTACATCATGGGGAACATCAACTCGTTTGATGGGAGCTTTGATTATGACGCACTCTGATGATTTCGGATTGGTATTGCCACCTACTCTGGCACCGATTCAGGTAGTGATTGTTCCGATCTTTAAAGGAGAAGAGCAGCTAGAGCAAATCAGTGAAGTAGCTTTGGATATTCAGGCTAAACTGAGAGCTAAAGGTATTTCTGTGAAATTTGATAATGATACTCAGAACAAACCAGGATGGAAATTTGCAGAATATGAATTGAAAGGAGTTCCTGTTAGAATCGCAATGGGACCAAGAGATCTGGAAAATAAATCTGTGGAAATCGCGAGAAGAGATAATCTGACGAAAGAAGTTCGTTCTATTGAAGGTCTGGATTCTTATATTGAAGAGTTATTAAAAACTATTCAGCAGGACCTTTATAATAAAGCATTTGAATTCAGAAAAAATAATATGACGAAAGTTGATACTTATGAAGAGTTCAAAACAGTTCTGGAAGAGAAAGGAGGTTTCATCTATGCTCACTGGGATGGTACGGCTGAAGAAGAGGAACAGATCAAGGATGAAACAAAGGCAACAATCAGATGTATTCCTTTAGATGATGATATAGAAGAAGGAATGTCTTTGATTTCAGGAAAACCTTCTAAGAGACGTGTATTATTCGCAAAAGCTTATTAA
- a CDS encoding helix-turn-helix domain-containing protein — translation MDFQIQYLTPDIKLSSYDDKLFKTETVFEYHMLVWFISGETKIIQADKTYVFKAGDLFLIPRNHLATIINYPKDGLPHKAVAMHLTTERLKDFYSSVDFQRKTGYRESSIHSFDSHPLLNSCLASLIPYFEMEGPFPENIAHLKITEAISIVREIDPDIDSILADFDEPGKVDLIHFMEKNYMFNMPLERFGYLTGRSLSTFNRDFRKIFQTTPQRWLTQKRLELAYYHLSEKNKKPSDIFLEVGFEDLSHFSHAFKKQYGFAPSLAR, via the coding sequence ATGGATTTCCAGATACAATACCTCACACCGGATATCAAGCTTTCCAGTTATGATGATAAGCTGTTCAAAACGGAAACGGTTTTTGAATATCATATGCTGGTCTGGTTTATATCCGGAGAAACGAAAATTATTCAGGCAGATAAAACCTATGTTTTCAAAGCGGGAGATCTATTTCTGATCCCAAGAAATCATCTGGCAACAATCATTAATTATCCCAAAGACGGGCTTCCTCATAAAGCAGTAGCCATGCATCTTACCACAGAACGTCTGAAAGATTTTTACAGTTCTGTTGATTTTCAGAGGAAGACCGGATATCGTGAATCCAGCATTCACAGCTTTGACAGTCATCCGCTTTTGAACAGCTGTCTTGCTTCTCTAATACCCTATTTTGAGATGGAAGGGCCATTTCCTGAAAACATTGCTCATTTAAAGATTACCGAGGCGATCAGTATTGTAAGGGAAATTGATCCGGATATAGATTCTATACTCGCCGATTTCGATGAGCCCGGAAAAGTGGATCTTATTCATTTTATGGAAAAGAATTATATGTTCAATATGCCTTTGGAACGGTTCGGATATCTTACAGGCAGGAGCTTATCTACTTTCAACCGTGATTTCAGAAAGATTTTTCAAACGACACCGCAGCGATGGCTTACTCAAAAGCGTCTTGAACTCGCCTATTATCATTTGTCTGAAAAGAATAAAAAACCTTCTGACATTTTCCTGGAAGTAGGCTTTGAAGATCTGTCGCATTTTTCGCACGCCTTTAAAAAACAGTATGGGTTTGCACCTTCACTGGCACGATAA
- a CDS encoding OmpP1/FadL family transporter, translating into MLKKSLVLMSISAAFYAQAQDVSVIRNTVDVYSSTPMVGSAKFNAMAGSNGALGGDANSLLTNPAGLGVAISGEVSGTLSILGNKNSSSLAGSTIDYSKTKGDLGNAGGIIAFPLMTETGWKFINIGINFSNQSLDNVIQSPGNNNVVYAFDKDDITKDAALAGHIYERYGNLSKMSFGVGANYNHNLYLGAGFNFFNASVDQYDTLFYRNLANNSTEGFSKQDTPYTERSSGFSASLGVIGKLSPNFRVGASLETPTFWTIDRNYYFYNDPVYGDDMGAENRKFTSPLKATVSAAFVASKNFSLNVDYTLGLTKPDYKVYGGAERSLNDFFKENYKNLSEVRVGAEYRVQQFRLRGGYAYQSSPFDALTISRFNDAGSVGDQSYSNMMLSDRNTLSFGIGYDFKSFYVDASYQNISSKYTNPFMRGYMDGNSDSSYYSANNIFESDAYAASEVKNNRNNFFLTVGWKF; encoded by the coding sequence ATGTTAAAAAAATCTTTAGTATTAATGAGTATTTCTGCTGCATTTTATGCACAGGCTCAGGATGTTTCTGTGATAAGAAATACCGTGGATGTTTACTCAAGTACTCCTATGGTGGGATCGGCTAAGTTCAATGCAATGGCTGGATCTAATGGTGCGCTAGGTGGTGATGCAAACTCTTTGCTTACCAACCCGGCAGGTTTAGGGGTAGCTATTTCAGGAGAGGTTTCAGGAACTTTATCTATTTTAGGCAATAAAAACAGCAGCTCTTTAGCTGGATCTACCATAGACTATAGCAAAACTAAGGGAGACCTTGGAAATGCAGGCGGGATCATTGCTTTCCCACTGATGACAGAAACCGGATGGAAGTTTATTAATATCGGTATTAATTTCTCCAATCAGTCTCTTGATAATGTCATTCAGTCACCGGGTAATAACAATGTTGTCTACGCCTTTGATAAAGATGATATAACCAAGGATGCTGCATTGGCAGGACATATATATGAAAGATATGGTAATCTGTCAAAGATGAGCTTTGGGGTAGGAGCCAATTATAATCATAATTTATATTTAGGGGCGGGTTTCAATTTTTTCAATGCTTCAGTTGATCAATATGATACTTTATTTTACCGAAATCTTGCCAATAATTCTACGGAAGGATTCAGTAAGCAGGATACTCCTTATACAGAAAGATCTTCAGGTTTTTCTGCTTCATTAGGGGTGATCGGAAAACTAAGTCCTAATTTCAGAGTGGGAGCATCCCTTGAGACTCCTACATTCTGGACAATAGACAGAAATTATTATTTCTATAACGATCCTGTTTACGGGGACGATATGGGTGCTGAAAACAGAAAGTTTACTTCACCGCTTAAAGCAACAGTGAGTGCTGCATTTGTAGCAAGTAAAAACTTCTCTTTGAACGTAGATTATACCCTTGGACTTACAAAGCCTGATTATAAAGTATACGGCGGTGCAGAAAGATCATTAAATGATTTCTTTAAAGAGAATTACAAAAACCTTTCTGAAGTAAGAGTAGGAGCTGAGTACAGAGTACAGCAGTTCAGACTGAGAGGAGGTTATGCTTACCAGTCAAGTCCTTTTGATGCACTTACGATCAGTAGATTTAATGATGCAGGAAGCGTAGGAGATCAATCATACAGCAACATGATGCTAAGCGATAGAAATACGCTTTCTTTCGGTATCGGGTATGATTTCAAATCTTTCTATGTAGATGCATCTTATCAGAATATCTCATCTAAGTATACTAACCCTTTTATGAGAGGATATATGGACGGAAATTCTGATTCATCTTATTATTCTGCTAACAACATTTTTGAAAGTGATGCATATGCAGCAAGTGAGGTTAAAAATAACAGAAATAATTTCTTCCTTACAGTAGGATGGAAGTTCTAA
- a CDS encoding class I SAM-dependent RNA methyltransferase yields MDTENIKIQIKTFFGLEQILAEEIKKLGGRNVEIKNRAVNCEGDLGFLYKINYSARTALKILVPIHEFKAFNQHQFYDRLFKFEWENFMNVDQSFSIDATVNSETFKHSQFVTLKMKDAIVDYFQEKFKRRPNVETRNPDIKFHLHIDRELVMISMDSSGDPLFKRGYRREQGEAPINEVLASGMLQLAGWDGKGNFLDPMCGSGTLLIEAAMIAMDLPAQIFRKRFGFQNWNNYDAELFSKIKEFRINRVRQFDGKIVGYDIDGKMLNAAEMNVEAAEMEDVIEIKKQDFFDSKKELFPLLMVFNPPYDERISINDDDFYKKIGDTFKTHYPNTLAWLISSDLEAVKKIGLRPSRKIKLFNGKLETRFLQYEMYEGTKKIHKLEDNK; encoded by the coding sequence ATGGATACAGAAAATATTAAAATACAGATAAAGACATTCTTCGGATTGGAGCAGATTCTGGCAGAAGAAATCAAAAAATTGGGTGGTAGGAATGTTGAAATTAAAAACAGGGCAGTAAATTGTGAAGGAGATCTTGGTTTTCTTTACAAGATCAATTACTCTGCGAGAACAGCATTGAAAATACTGGTTCCGATTCATGAGTTCAAAGCTTTTAATCAGCATCAGTTCTACGATAGATTGTTCAAATTTGAATGGGAAAACTTCATGAATGTTGATCAGTCTTTCTCTATTGATGCTACAGTAAACTCTGAAACATTCAAGCATTCTCAGTTTGTGACTTTAAAAATGAAGGATGCGATCGTGGATTATTTCCAGGAAAAATTCAAAAGACGTCCGAATGTGGAAACGAGAAATCCGGATATCAAATTCCATCTTCATATTGACAGAGAATTGGTGATGATTTCAATGGACTCTTCCGGTGATCCTTTATTTAAAAGAGGGTACAGAAGAGAGCAGGGAGAAGCGCCTATCAATGAGGTTCTTGCAAGCGGAATGCTTCAGCTGGCAGGCTGGGACGGAAAAGGAAATTTCCTTGATCCTATGTGCGGTTCAGGAACATTATTGATTGAAGCAGCAATGATTGCGATGGATCTTCCGGCTCAGATCTTCAGAAAGAGATTCGGCTTCCAGAACTGGAATAACTATGACGCAGAATTGTTTTCGAAAATTAAAGAATTCAGAATTAACAGAGTAAGACAGTTTGATGGAAAAATTGTAGGGTATGACATTGATGGAAAAATGCTGAATGCTGCAGAAATGAATGTAGAAGCAGCAGAAATGGAAGATGTAATTGAGATCAAAAAACAGGATTTCTTTGATTCTAAGAAAGAATTGTTCCCTTTATTAATGGTATTCAATCCACCTTACGACGAGAGAATTTCTATCAATGATGATGATTTCTACAAGAAAATAGGAGATACTTTCAAGACCCATTATCCGAATACCTTAGCGTGGCTGATCTCTTCAGACCTTGAAGCGGTAAAGAAAATTGGTCTTCGTCCTTCAAGAAAGATTAAACTTTTCAACGGAAAACTGGAAACGAGATTTTTACAGTACGAAATGTATGAGGGAACGAAGAAGATACATAAGCTGGAAGATAATAAGTAA
- a CDS encoding class I SAM-dependent DNA methyltransferase, with protein sequence MEWFESWFDTPYYHLLYSNRDYTEAENFIKKLTADLQLPPQSKIIDLACGKGRHSVFLNKLGYDVLGLDLSRQSIESDKQYENQTLIFEVHDMRNPIDADPMDAVFNLFTSFGYFDNENDDKKVFQSVYNALKPGGYFVLDYLNEEYVRNTLVPETAITRDNIDFKILKKIEGRHVIKDIRFEADGKPFHFFEKVKLHTLEAIHNYASECGFERIKIWGDYQLNEFNKENSPRCINLFKKK encoded by the coding sequence ATGGAATGGTTTGAATCTTGGTTTGATACCCCTTATTATCATTTGCTTTATAGCAACAGAGACTATACTGAAGCTGAAAACTTCATTAAAAAGCTCACAGCGGACCTTCAGTTGCCGCCTCAGTCGAAAATCATAGATCTTGCCTGCGGAAAGGGAAGACACTCTGTTTTTCTTAATAAATTAGGGTATGATGTTTTGGGTCTTGACCTTTCTAGACAAAGCATTGAGTCTGATAAACAGTATGAAAATCAAACCTTGATTTTTGAAGTTCATGATATGAGAAACCCAATTGATGCTGATCCTATGGATGCTGTATTCAATTTATTTACAAGTTTTGGGTATTTTGACAATGAAAATGATGATAAAAAGGTATTTCAGTCTGTTTACAATGCATTGAAGCCCGGAGGATATTTTGTACTGGATTATCTGAATGAAGAATATGTAAGAAATACTTTAGTACCGGAAACAGCAATCACCCGCGATAATATAGACTTTAAAATCCTGAAAAAAATCGAAGGCAGACATGTCATCAAAGATATCCGTTTTGAAGCTGACGGTAAGCCGTTTCATTTTTTTGAAAAGGTAAAGCTTCATACATTGGAAGCTATTCACAACTATGCTTCGGAATGTGGCTTTGAAAGAATAAAAATCTGGGGAGATTATCAGCTGAATGAATTTAATAAAGAAAATTCCCCACGTTGTATCAATTTATTTAAGAAAAAATAA
- a CDS encoding branched-chain amino acid ABC transporter substrate-binding protein encodes MAWNFLDGLDIIVDVLELFGSGSGSRSTSDRKSLNYDEKPQKKSSKRYKYFTEKVSAVFIILAAFSFFIVFKDPLPAQNYTQTLVVTSLIGVGISFVLFFILHVIEFYYFKNISKLLLFSCSVIVFFISVVMCIYFRSGWFI; translated from the coding sequence ATGGCTTGGAATTTTCTTGATGGACTTGATATAATTGTAGATGTATTGGAACTATTTGGTTCTGGTTCTGGTTCACGTTCAACTTCTGATAGAAAAAGCCTGAACTATGATGAGAAGCCACAAAAAAAGAGTTCAAAGAGATACAAATATTTCACAGAGAAAGTAAGTGCAGTATTTATCATATTGGCTGCATTTTCTTTTTTTATTGTTTTTAAAGATCCTTTACCTGCGCAAAATTATACACAAACTTTGGTGGTAACTTCCTTAATAGGAGTTGGAATTTCGTTTGTACTATTTTTTATCCTGCATGTGATAGAGTTTTATTATTTTAAAAATATTTCTAAACTGCTTCTGTTCAGCTGTTCGGTAATTGTTTTCTTTATTTCTGTGGTCATGTGTATCTATTTCAGATCTGGTTGGTTTATATAA